Within the Salvia hispanica cultivar TCC Black 2014 chromosome 4, UniMelb_Shisp_WGS_1.0, whole genome shotgun sequence genome, the region AAACTTAGAACAACATGGTATATTTGGTGGCTAGGTGGCTACTCTGATTGGTCTTGAGGGTACAATTGAAAAGTAAAAGgcaaaagcaaaaagtaactaaaaagcaaaagtgGTCCAAAGCAAAAGTAGATtgtgatgttttcttcttcaacaagtatTAACAGAAACTACATGAACTCAAACTCCATGGATGAACTCAGATCAACAAATTGAGACacaagatccatcgattaaaaaGCTTAAACTTAAAGATTAACGGCTAAACTGCAGTTTTACTCCTACTagctaacatgcaaggtggtgatgACAACGCAAACaggaaactcatgcacgaaaacttaaACTGAAACATGGACTTAAATTCTCgatcaacaactccagattaGCCTACTTAAACGAGAACATGCgcaaacacttagaaattaaaagcgacaactagatctaactttcctaggcagaatgaagcaatttcaaaccaaagagagatgcgaaataaaaacttcataatttaaacGTTCGGATATCTCAatgaaatacttcaaaaggcaacaagatttaatgtttgcaacagatccaacgaagaaagcaagtaaactttaaactaggAAAGCGATTGaagattgtttgtgccactccgggcgatgaaaCTGCTATACTACGACGacaaactggctggaacgatAGGATGATGACTCTCCGGTGGACTACTGGACTTCAggtgaccatagctgtggcgaggaacgagaagattgtggacaatgctgaaggaactgatcttcCAGAGAACTCTAACTAAGTGGGGTGGTTTGGCTTTTGAACTCGGAACTCGGAACTCGGAACATGGAACTTGGAACTTGGAACTTGGAACTCGGAACTGGAACTCGGAACTCtttctccaagtggcttcttttatagggaggcttgcccttgcttttagggtagaatTCCTTCCCAAATTGACTTATCTGCCCTTGTTTATGATCATCCCAgcctatccttcttctccatctcgagccttttctctgccATGCATCCTGGtaagtattgcacccttctagcgctctTTTCACCTGCGTCGTCCGAaccgtctcctactgacttggaccCATTTATCCtacacacttaagcaactatTTTGCGGATAATACAAGCAAATCATGACATACTGACCaataaccaaggcttagaatacgacttatcaagtACCATCTTTAATTCCCGTCTAGCATAGAATCTCAAcccaaaagcgtggtagctaaccaaaacccTTCCAGATTATCACCGCGATTATCCGAACGTGCCCATTtatgtgggattcgacccttacctccactatactagccagtagaagtgggttgaggaatttGTTTGATATACTAGGTTCTGGTCGtcgtgccaacgactcagctaggtTGGGATTttatcctgatcagttggacgCACCTCTAATTTAACACAACGCAAACGAACTAAGCCGACTATCAATGAACGTCTTCTAACTGTTGTTACTCCCAAAATTGTTGCTCCGCCGTTCGCCAATCGCCTTGCGCCGTCCACCCTTGGCGGTTGTGGGCGTACTCCCCTTATTGTTCTGCCCATTGATTGTTCCAAGTGTTGGACATGTTTTGCATATAGGAGAACATATAGCCTAGTTGGGCGGAGGTGTTGGCTTGGAACTCCTCATTCGGATTTAGCCTCCCGCGGGGGCGGTTTGCTCTAGCTCGGCGGCGATGGTCCtccacttcttcttcttcttcttcttcttggggTGGCGGCGGTTGCGGCACTCCACTCTCTTGAGCATGTGACCTCTTCATCATAGTTGTGAATGGAATCGAAGGTGGAGTTATCTTCGGGTTCAAAGACGGAgatatttgcgttctagcatgcaattatctgtttaacatgtgaattgattaatcgcataatcggtcaaatagatcctactctgatttatttgttttgtacaagtcttccgctgtgcaaggggcaccaaaccccagcaacCTCTTCATCATAGTTGTGAATGGAATCGAAGGTGGAGTTATCTTCGGGTTCAAAGACGGAGATGCGAGCAAGAATGTTCCCCTTCCTAAACTCTCCATTGACGGGGTTGGCTTCAATGGCTCTTCGGTGGGCGAGAGTGTTGAGCTTCCAATTCGTCTTGTTCGCCCAAACATCGACCTTGGTCAAATGAAGAATGGGAACAGAAAATTGATCCTCCTCCACTTAAAAAGTAACCTTGACCCCAATAATCGGTCTTCAATAGGCCCACCGAGAAGAGCACCTCATAAGTGATGAACTTCTCCCCCATATCTTCTATCAAACCGGCGGTAGAAACACCCACATGCTAGACAATTGCCGTGATCAATCCCCCACAACAAATGACCCCTCTGTCTTTCTTCATGATCCTATCCACATAGAGAGTGAAAAGGGTTTCATAGTCGAATCCGTTCTTGTTGAGGAGACACCATATAACATTGATCTCCGTTTGGGAGACACTTCCACCATCGACCTGGCAAACATAAGTTGGGTCATAGCTCGGTGGAGGTATCTCAAGACGGGGTTACGAATGGATGAAGACTTAGCATAACCCGAGGCGTGCTCCTCCTCCGTGGTCATCGGGCCCCAAACCTCGGAGTAATCATATTCATTGTCCTCGTCGGGGTTGGGGTCGAAACAGTGGAACACCCCACTAAGCTCTTCCATTGTGAGAGAATGCCAATAATTTCCTAGGCGGAAGTCGATGCTTTGAGGGACACGGTAACGGCGATCTTTGGTGACCTAAATTGGTGCAAGTTTGTACAAAAGAGCATCCTAAATTGTAGCATGTGAACATGTAGAgcaaaaccaacaaattaGGATACAACAATCCATCCCCCCAACGTGAATTTATCCCCCATGCAGAGACGtatcaacaataaatcaatAGCAAACAACAATCTCTAAAATTTCACAAGTAATGCAATTCATGGAAGTAACAATAGcctcacaatgctatgaacatgattgCAACATATAAGCATTCAAGAACAAGAGGGAATCACTATGCAAAAACCAACAAATCACCATCCTTTGTAAAAAATAGGCCATGAAAATTCAAGAATAAGCATCACAAAATCATCCCCCATACTAGAACAAGCTTTCTACCGAACAATTCATCAATAGAAGACCAAAATCCATGAAATAATTGAAGCAAAACTCAAAAATTGAGTGTATAATTCATACCTTGTGTTGGAAAGAATTGAAGGAAGATTGCTCTAATCTTTGAATGGAATGAGAGAATGAGAGTGTGGGTGTGagaatttggtgatttataaTGGTAGGGATTTTGTGCAAAGAAGGAATTAGAGAAGGAAtggaaaaaagaatgaaaaactTACCTTATAAAGCCATTCCCACATTCTGGTCTCTCCGTGGCGACCGGCGCAAGTTGtgtggcgggccgccacacGCGATGCAAAAACGGCACCCGTTTGGCGGGCCGCTGCGGCCCGTGCGGCGGTTTCTCCGGCCCGCGCTAGGCCTGCCCTAAGCCCGACCCTGTTCTTGCGCACTAGACACACATGTGGTGACCGCCTTGGAttgtgcggcgaccgccactcatcaatttttattttttctcgaaacaaaagaataaaaatgaaagaaaaatgaagaaaatacaaataaaaattggggTTGCTTCCCAACAAGCGCCTTTGTTTTAAGTCGTTGGCTCGACTTGATGTGGCCCCCTACGTGGGTGATCAACGACCCTAGTGCTGAATATCGGCATATAGACCATCTTGGACCCTATCTTCTTCCATCATTTTTACCTTCCCTTTGCGGTTTTGACCATATAAATCTCGGGGTCTTCCTTAGGtggattcttcttctttttcctcttGTTCTTCTCCTTTTTCGGCAAATCAGGATTGGAGGAATTAGGTTTGTATCTTTGAGGAGAACTGCTTACCTTGTTGACAATAAAGATAGTAGAGGCAGAAGGATCCTCCACTTCAAATGGATCATGAGGTTTAGTCAAATCAGTCATCATGACCGCCCTGCACTGTTGTTCCATCTTGGCTCTCTTCGTCTCCTTAAACTTAAGCATCTCGCTCTCGATCTTGTAGGTGAAGCGAATGTAATTGTCACTAATGGTCATCTCACATCGACCTACATCAATCAAAACTTTGCAAGTGGCTAGAAAGTCCCTGCCTAAGATTAGAGGGACGTTTTTATCTACCTTCATGTCaagaacaataaaatcatCTACCTTcaccaaaacatcctcaatcATGCCCACTGTCTTGATGGCCGTGTTGTCGGCCAACCTTAGAGTTACATCTGAGGTTTTGAGAGGCCCGATGTCAAGCTTCTCATAGTACTTTAGTGGCATGAGATTGATGCTAGATCCTAAGTCGGGCTTTGTCAACCTTTCCTTcaacttcattatttaatttaatattaaaatacattttcgtttctatatatttcctctaattattattaaaatagatgaaatcttttttcactttttcaattttattaaagaatttataataacactatttttacttcaaaactctgagttagaattttattaaaagttCACTTTTAACTTTATACACAATCGTCCTGGTGCATGAATCAAATATCACATAAACTTGCTTAACAAACgtatttttttacataaatcGGTGATgtctaaaacgaaaaaaaagcATTTTTCAATTCATGTTGTACGATGTACGACAATGCGTTTTATAACCATTCATTAGTGGAAAGAGCAATAGTCAATTTACACACACATAATAATGATTATATCCCTTTggctttttatttttcgtaattatcactattttaacataataatgATCAAAacttattatataaatttaaatttaattatagtagcattcttgttatttttcacaaaacaagtgaaatatgagaatTAAGCACTACTATACAGTACATACTAGCTAAAATGAGTgctaggagtattatttaatgtatttattcgttatataaaataattgatactTCTGTCATTCTACTACAGTAGTAGAgatgtttctttatttaaaaatattatattaagcAAGTTATGTAATAATAACGTAGAACatagaaaagataaagaaatgaaaagaaaatgaagtaagagagagtaaagtaaatgataaaaattatggagtatttatttttattaaaaaaatataactctactaatatttactattatagcaaaattatttttagctTTATTTTAGGAAAGGCGCCAGTGCACCAGCGGCTTCAAGAGTTGACACGCGAGGCGGGCGAGCTTGGCTGCCGACTGGCCAGAAGGGGGGATGCTGACTGGACCTCCTGGGACCCGTCGGCGACTCCCCTAGCTGCCCGTTGCACCCTCTTTTGACCAATCGGGCGTGTGCGGCGAGTAAACGATGTAGGGGACAGGAACTCCTAAGCAGTGTCGAGGAGCTCGTGTGAACTGCCGCTGCTGTTGTATTCACCAGCGAGGTTCAGCCGTTGCTTCTTCGGCCAACCAGCATCAACACCCGCCCGAAACTTCTCAGAATCCATCAGCACCTCATAGCAATTCCAGTAGGTGAAATCCTTATAAACCCCCGTCAAGGGGAAGACGGCCTCTGCTCTCCTCCTCACATCGTCGTCAGTTTGGCCACTGGTCTTCATGCAGAGGTTGTTGGCGTACAAGCCCGCAAATCGGGAGACCGCAGCCCTGATTCATTCCCACTGCTTCCGACACTCCTCCCCGGTGTGTGGCTTCCCGTCCGGATGATGATGCTTGTAGGCTGTTGCTATTTTAGACCACAAGTTGATCATCTCAAACACTCACCCAAGCCTTGGACAACGCGACGTTTACCTcatccgtccacttcctccgtgCCTTACCCGCACTGccggctgcgacgactcgccgaccaccCCTTTGCCCTTGCCCCTCTTCTTCGGTGCGCCCCGACCCTGACCTACTCCCCCTGTTTGAATGGGAGAGTCTGCATCATCGATATCTATCCCCAACTCCTCTAAGGAGAAAGTTTCAATCCCAGTGAATTGCGTCTCCACTGGGGTCGATGTGTAGGAAGCAGCAGTCAAAAAGTCAAGACTGGGCCGATAGACATTGTCTCCCCCCCCCCGGCATCCCATGCACCCCCTGCATCCCCGGCTGCCACCCCGGGATCACCTGCATCCCCGGCTGCCACCGCGGCATCATCTGCATCCCCGGCACCACCTGCACGCCCTAGACCCCCTGCACGCCCTACATCACCGGTTGCCACCCCGGCATCCCCTAAACACCCGGCATACTACTACCCCCCGTCATTCCCGACATCATCTGCGGTCAAGGGTACATATTGTAGTACCCGCCCATCGGACCCCATCCACCTCCCACGGGTACCGTTGGAGTTTGCGACCCGCTCGTCACTGGAGGAGAGTCGTTGTTGTTCTCCATTTCGCgatattgctcttgtacataaattaagagagagagaaattcgttaaaacaagtggtgggaatgaaaatgacgtgcAGATCACGTATATATAGAATTtcggaaattaaaaaataaaaaataaaaaatatgctaGCCGGTCCGCTAGCCGATCGGGAGCctgcaatggcggccagcggaCCGGCTAGCGCCCGTgaatcggcgtgggctagctgATCGGATCGCTGATTTGCCGCTCGCCGCTCGCAATGGTAGGCTAGCGGACCGGCTAGCAcccgcgaatcggctagcggACCCGCTAGCCTTCATTCCGGATGCTCTAAGGGTATTTCACAATTGAAGTGCAAATGGTCTAAAGTATATGTAGTTGAGGGGGTGAGTGCGTTATATTGTCAACTCACCTTTAAATtgctaattaaaaataaatgatagaCATTGAATTATTAAATCAATGTATAAGATTAGGCCTGTCAAATTGGGTATCCGCAGATATCCGATCCGAAATTTTTTGGTATCCGATCCCgaaattcccaaaattcaaTAACTGATACCCGAtctgaatttaattttgggtACCCGAATACCGGACTCGAGCATCCagtcccgaaaaatcgggtatccagtcccaattctgattttgattttttgattttttatttttgaaaattaactacaaacttttagaatttatttaatattatttaattcaaatttaatacaaagttgaAGTAATATTCAAGAGAAAGTAACTACAAAATTTTaggaatacaaaatttttgtagtagttcgaatttaagagaaaataactaataatttttaggaatacaaaattcttttagtagttcgaatttaacatctttcatccatccacaatATGTCAATAaccattaaaattcataagttcaaACATCCATCCCTTATAAACatcacaattcaataattcataaCAATCAAGATCTAACAATAACCtcatcaaaaattcaaaattcaaaatatcacaagtcaatgaaattaaaatgtaattaaaaaattaaatctcgTATCTTATAAGCTAACTAttaagtaataattaaaatgtactccctccgccccttaaaatttggcaccatttgacccggcacgggttttaagaaatataataaaaagtgggttgaaaaagttggtaacatgtgggtcatacttttatatattagttttaaaataaacagTGAGtgataatgagttagtggaatgtgggatccactaccaaaaatggtaaaagtaaaaagtgacaatttttcagggacgaagggagtagttaagaaattgaataacatttaattataataaaaacataatttattaattttagaaaataaatcgaataattcgggtatacccgatcggatatcaggtaacccgatacccgataatccaaaattctcactacccgatcccgatccAATACCTGAAAAATCGAGTTTTGGGTATCCAATTATCCGACTTTTCCGGGTTTgaatatcgggtatccaatatccgatatccattttgataTGCCTATATAAGATCATTCATTCATGAACTACAGTCTACAACgcataaaaaatgtaaattagggatattaatgtcaattgatcaaaagttagttatgaCTAACTTTCAAAAATATACGTTAAACCTTTACAAATGATTATAACTATCACAATTTAGATTAGGGTAAACTGCTTCTAAAATCGTCAACTTTCACAAAAGGCTGGAATTTTCCGTGAACTTTAAAAGTTGCATGAaaaatcacgaactttgccggGTTGTGCAAATTTCCCGAATGACCCGACCCTGAAATTTTCCGTCATAAACTTATCTTATGTGGCAGCCGGAAGCGTGACTAGGCAGCCGGAACACAAAACTACGTCGCTTTGTGTTAtgttatactaaaaaaaatcgtTAAAAAATTCAGATTTCTATACATGGTGATAATCCCTCCCTCTGTCAggcaaaaaattgaaatttctatCCTAGAGAAATTGCCTAATCTCTCTTAATCGCCTAATCTCCTTCTGTTCGATTTCTATAAATCGCCTAATCTCTCTGAATCTGCATCGAGAGAACATCACCGGAGAACATCACCATCCAAATTAAATCGAACATCACCAGCAGGTTTGGACAATGAACCCCAACAGCATTCAAGCCGTTTTCACAAATGGGAAGAGAGCAGTTTAGCGATGTCATGAAACCCACTTTCTCATTtccttcaaaattttaatttcaaataatttttgcATAGATATTCATATTGCTTACAACACCATTAGATGATACACTTTAGTCTTTAGACAAAGATAAAGAACACATGAACAAGAAGGATAAATGAATTAAGTTGACACTGCATCTCTACATCgccatcgccgtcgccgtcgctgTCACAGTCGTTGGGGGAGTCGCAGCACCGCCACAGAGCAGAAGAAATCGTGATGTTTGATGTTtgtttaattctgattttagGTTAGACGGTTTTTGGGTttaatttgggggttttgtattttaaaatctgattttaaaaatataaaatttaaaatccatGTCATTGCACACATCAGCGTCCACAACAGCATCCACGTCAGACACTTACACACGTCAACACTCTACTTAGCCGGAATACCCGACTTGGGAAATTTGCACACGGGAGCAAAGTTCGTGTTTGTTCAcgcaatttttaaattcacgGGAAATTCCAGCCTTTTGTGAAAGTTGACGATTTTAGAAGTAGTTTATCCTTTAGATTACTACTTATTTTacataacatatatcaaattaaaagcaattttataaagattccaacgagatctcactttcatatatttcgatgacaaaatttgaaaaaaaaaattaaattttttgtatatttaatgcataataatttagaattataaatgttcttaaaaaaatacaatatgtcgtataattgatataaataaGTAGTACTTATGGAATAAGGTAAGAATTCACTTGACTACTGACACTGAGTATTTTCTCATAGTTTAGAAACAATCGCAAGAGAAATAAAGGAGACCGAAAtgtaaacaaataaaaattacttagTACTCTACTAAATTAAGTTATcaaaaattactagtactctACTAAATTAAGTTGGCACGGTAAACGATATTCCATTTTTGTAGACCCTTCCATTCATTCTGGGAAGATACTTCACTGATCCAACTCTACACCTTCGACAATGAATAGTCCATCGCATTCACAAGGAAATCTGCATCAACATAATAAATCAGCATCAACACATAATAAGGTTGCAACGAAATTAATCAACGCGATATGGACACGAACCAGCATCCTCCTCGGTGAAGCAGAGGGGCGGTGTGATCctgaacacattgccgaagAACCCCCCTTTCCCGATCACCACTCCCAAATCTGTCAACACAGCATTTACACATTAGGATTTTTGAGTACAAGCATGATCATTAAAATAGAATTCaagtagaaaagaaaatcaccTTTCATTAGTTCCAGTATATAAACAGTCTCATCCTTGGCAGGGGTTTTCAGCTGCCAGTCCGTTACAAGCTCTATTCCAAGCATCAACCCTCTTCCCCTGACATCACCGATGATCTCGTATTTGTCCTTCAAGGAAATGAGGCGATCCTTGAGGTACGATCCGACAGTGAGAGCATTCTGCTGAAGCTGTTCCTTCTCTATCACTTTAAGCACTGCAAGACCGGCAGCGCTGCACACGGGATTACCACCAAACGTGTTGAAATAGTTCCGATGAGTCAAGACCTTTGCAATCTCGGGCGTGGTGACCACTGCACCGAGTGGCATTCCATTCCCAATGCCCTGAGATGATAGATACACACGCAatataaaatgttgttgtgAAATGAAGACATAACTTGGAGAAAATGAGAAAGTACCTTGGCCAAGGTTACTATATCAGGCACAACCCCATGGGCCTCAAAGCCCCAAAAATGGCTCCCCGTACGAGCAAAGCCCGATTGGACCTCATCAGCTATGCAAAGGCCACCCGCCTTTCTTATGGTGTCGTAGACAGCAGGAAGATATCCCGAAGCCAACTCCATAACCCCACCAACTCCCTGTAGAGATTGCAATCCATTAATACTTGTACACCacaagacaaaaaaaaaagcaagatGTGTACCTGGATGGCTTCAGCAATGAAGGCACCAACACGGCCAGACGTTCCGTAAGTAACTATATCATCCACATCTCTTGCATACTTCAATCCGTCCGACCCAAAGACGCCTCTATACTGGTCTGGATTCAGTGCATGATGCACTCCAGTCTGTCAAAAATAGAAGCATAAATGGAACAAGCTTTCAatgatttgaaaaattaagagaTTTTGTTCAATATCAAAATACCTGCACAACATTAAATTTGTAGCTTCCTTGAGCAGTGGCAGCCATTGTGCCGGCAGCATTACCATGATAGCCGTTCCTAATCGAAACCACATCGTGGCAGCCACTGTACAATCGCGCCATCATCAAGGCCAGCTCATTTGCCTCCGTCCCCGAATTCGTGAAGAAAACAACCTAAATCAGAACAACAATTATTACACACACAGcgaaacactaaaaaaaacttagcttttaataacacaaaaaattgagacgctgaattttttttaaaaataaccatAATTCTtgtcttttgctttttaaGGACGATTCTATTTGTGTCTTGGGACACCAGcaataattatgatttatagTGTTGTTGATATAATAGACACACAAATTAGCGTccttaatagtattaaaaagaGTCCTTcgccgtttttttttttagtgaaagGCCAAAAAATACAAGTAGTTATTTTCGCAatgttatatagtactccttccgtcccattaaatatgcaacatttgggatTCGAGAGGGGTTTTTATGaattgttgttttgtgagttaatgaatagagatagagatgtttcaacgtttcatttttaatgagacaaactaaaaaagaaaacatttcatttctaatgggaaaTAGGGAGTATAAACCTTGAGATCGCCAGGAAACTTGGAAGCGAGCGCCTCAGCAAAATCAGCGATGGCAGGATTGAGATAGAGAACGGTGGGATGCTGGAGGCGCTTCATCTGATTAATGATGGCATCCACCACCTCGGGGTGGCTGTGGCCACATCCTACGGTGGCAATCCCACCGAACGCGTCAAGATATCTCCGCCCCTTGTCATCGAACAGATACTGCTTCTTCCCATCAACCAAACACAACTTCgcaacaccaaaaaaaaaaacaaaaaacaaatcacattAACATTCAAAGagaatactaataataaaatattcaggTTGCGAATGTTACAGGCTTTTTAAAGGAATGAAAGATGGAGGGGTTGAGGAACTGGCGGCGCTTGGCGAGGATCTCGTCGGCGGAGGGGCCGGTGTATGGTGGTGGGACGTAGTCGAAGGCGGGAATTTTTGGGAGAGGAGGTTCGCTGGTGTGAGAGAGtgtggatttggatttggaggcggcggcggcgcagAAGAATGCGTGTCTAcgcatcatcatcatcttcacaACCTCTCTCTCAAACACACAAAATGTGGgaaagaaaagttgattggTGAAGATGGAGATACAATTCGTTGAAAGGGTATAATAGAGAGACAGAGAGGAGGGTGTAATTATGAACATAATCTTGTCtcttactactattttctcttCCCTCCGCCCCTATAATAGaggtcacacttttcttttaagtttgtcccacaaaaggtgttacatttattttttgaaaaaagttctctctctcattaatataaatatactgtTCTCTTTTCAATTAGCACAAAAAATaacacctcctaaaatctcgtgtcattcTCTAAAtatgtcatctattatggaacggaaggagtataattttttaactttttttgttttttataggAAAGATCATGTTTTCAATTTCCCAATAATCTATTATAAAGACTTATCTTGACTCTTATTTcctacaatttttttactttttcaaaatttttttaaagatcatgttttcaatttccctacaatcatttcattttgtgcAAATAGAATTCGTATCATTTGCTGTCATATATAACAGTGTACATACATTAATAATGTATCATTTGCTGACACATTCACATTTAATGAATGATGCTA harbors:
- the LOC125185264 gene encoding alanine--glyoxylate aminotransferase 2 homolog 2, mitochondrial-like, with amino-acid sequence MMMMRRHAFFCAAAASKSKSTLSHTSEPPLPKIPAFDYVPPPYTGPSADEILAKRRQFLNPSIFHSFKKPLCLVDGKKQYLFDDKGRRYLDAFGGIATVGCGHSHPEVVDAIINQMKRLQHPTVLYLNPAIADFAEALASKFPGDLKVVFFTNSGTEANELALMMARLYSGCHDVVSIRNGYHGNAAGTMAATAQGSYKFNVVQTGVHHALNPDQYRGVFGSDGLKYARDVDDIVTYGTSGRVGAFIAEAIQGVGGVMELASGYLPAVYDTIRKAGGLCIADEVQSGFARTGSHFWGFEAHGVVPDIVTLAKGIGNGMPLGAVVTTPEIAKVLTHRNYFNTFGGNPVCSAAGLAVLKVIEKEQLQQNALTVGSYLKDRLISLKDKYEIIGDVRGRGLMLGIELVTDWQLKTPAKDETVYILELMKDLGVVIGKGGFFGNVFRITPPLCFTEEDADFLVNAMDYSLSKV